In one Lolium rigidum isolate FL_2022 chromosome 3, APGP_CSIRO_Lrig_0.1, whole genome shotgun sequence genomic region, the following are encoded:
- the LOC124698931 gene encoding patatin-like protein 1 — MTCPPPSQGKLITVLSIDGGGIRGLIPSTILASLEAKLQELDGPDARIADYFDVIAGTSTGALVTSMLAAPGENKRPLFAAKDINKFYLDNGPKIFPQARSGFLAPVTSLVGSLLGPKYDGKYLHDKIKSLTNDVTLADTLTNIIVPTFDVKFLQPIIFNTYEAKKNPLKNAHLSDICISTSAAPTYFPAHYFKTQDPSGKLPDSEYHLIDGGVAANNPTMAAMSMITKEVLSRNPDFNHGKPAGYDNYLIISLGTGSPKQAEKYTAPECAKWGLREWLIDGSFTPIIDIFSHASADMVDIHAAVLFKALRVEENYLRIQVDSLVGDTASVDIATKKNMEALIQIGESLLKTKVSRVNIDTGKYEVVDDEGTNEEALARFATKLSEERKLRQANLNSY, encoded by the exons ATGACTTGCCCGCCGCCGTCCCAGGGGAAGCTCATCACGGTGCTGAGcatcgacggcggcggcatccGCGGCCTCATCCCGTCCACCATCCTCGCCAGCCTCGAGGCCAAGCTCCAA GAGCTGGACGGGCCGGACGCGCGCATCGCAGACTACTTCGACGTGATCGCCGGGACGAGCACCGGCGCGCTGGTCACGTCGATGCTGGCGGCGCCGGGCGAGAACAAGCGTCCCCTCTTCGCCGCCAAGGACATCAACAAGTTTTACCTCGACAACGGGCCCAAGATCTTCCCTCAGGCGAG GTCCGGGTTCCTGGCTCCGGTGACGTCATTGGTTGGCTCGCTGCTGggtcccaagtacgacggcaagtACCTGCATGACAAGATCAAGAGCCTCACCAACGACGTGACCTTAGCCGACACCCTCACCAACATCATTGTGCCGACGTTCGACGTCAAGTTCCTGCAGCCGATCATCTTCAACACGTACGAGGCCAAGAAGAACCCGCTCAAGAACGCCCATCTGTCGGACATCTGCATCAGCACGTCAGCGGCGCCCACCTACTTCCCCGCACACTACTTCAAGACCCAGGATCCTTCGGGCAAGCTCCCCGACAGTGAGTACCACCTTATCGACGGTGGTGTGGCCGCTAACAACCCCACCATGGCCGCCATGTCCATGATAACCAAGGAGGTGCTGTCCCGGAACCCGGACTTCAACCACGGTAAGCCTGCCGGGTACGACAACTACCTCATCATCTCCTTAGGTACCGGCTCGCCCAAGCAGGCGGAGAAGTACACCGCGCCGGAGTGCGCCAAGTGGGGCCTCCGCGAGTGGCTCATCGACGGCAGCTTCACCCCTATCATCGACATATTTTCACATGCCAGCGCTGACATGGTTGACATCCACGCCGCCGTGCTCTTCAAGGCTCTCCGAGTTGAGGAGAACTACCTCCGCATCCAGGTGGACTCACTCGTTGGGGACACCGCGTCAGTGGATATCGCCACCAAGAAGAACATGGAGGCGCTGATTCAGATTGGTGAAAGTTTGCTCAAGACGAAGGTGTCCAGGGTGAACATCGACACAGGGAAATACgaggtcgtcgacgacgagggaaCTAACGAGGAGGCGCTCGCGCGCTTCGCTACGAAGCTCTCTGAAGAGCGCAAGCTGCGCCAAGCCAATCTCAATTCCTACTAG